The nucleotide sequence CCCCGTTTCGTCCGCGTCCGAGAGCACGAGCATGAGGCGGAGCGCGTCGTTCACGAGCGGTCCGGAGACGTCCATCGTGACGAGCGCGCGGAAGCCGTCGAGCGCGGCGGCCGTGTCGAGCGCGAGGAACGCCGCGTACGCGCCGGCGTACATCGCGCGACCCCGAACGGCCGCTTCTGCCGCCCCGCCCGCCAGCGCCGCGGCCCTCGCCCGCGCGCCGTCGACGTCGCCGAGCGCGAGCGCGGCGTCGATCGCGACAAGCTCTGCTTCCTCCCTGCTCCGCCGCAGCCGCGGCGCGGCCGGGATCCGCCCGACGGTCTCGAGCGCGCCGGCGGGGTCGTCGAGCGTGTAGAGCTCGATCCTCGCCGCCTCGAGGAGCGCGTCCCCGGCGGCCGGATGGTCGGCCGACGCCTCGGCCACCGCCCGGAGCTCCGCCACGGCGCCCTCCGGGTCGCCCGAGGCCGCGCGGAGGAGCGCCGCCTTCGTCCCGGCGGTCGCCGCCTGCGCGGAGCCCGGCGCCCGCTCGACGACCGACAGGTACGCGCGCCGCGCCTCGGCCGGCCTGCCCTCGTCCTCGAGGATCCCGGCGAACTCGAGGAGCGCCTCCCCCTTCGCGCCGTGGAGTCCGTCGGCCCGCGTGTACGCCGCGAGCGCGTCGTCGTGCCGCCCGAACGCGAGGAGCACGCTCCCCGCGAACGCGAGCGCCGCAGGCGACGAGCCCTCCGCCTTCGCGATGCCCGTCACCCGTCGCTCGATGCGGTCCCGCGGCGCGCCGAGCTCGATCATGAGCTCGACGTTGTTGACCGCCCACTGCGCCATCGCCGGATGCTCCTCCACGGCGAGCAGGCACTCGTCGATCGCTTCATCGAACCGCCTGAGCGCCGTGTACACCTGGGCAAGCTCCTCCGCGAACATCGTGGGCGACGAGAGCCGCGTCCGGCCCTCGCGATAGGTCACCTCCGCGTGCTCGTACATGCGGTACTGCATCTCGAGCGACCCGACGTCGTAGTACCGGTCCGCGTCGGCCCGCACGCTCGCGGCGCCCGCGATCCACGTCTCGTGCGCGAGCGCGCGCTCCCCGATCCTCGCGTACGCCTCCCC is from Candidatus Effluviviaceae Genus I sp. and encodes:
- a CDS encoding tetratricopeptide repeat protein; translated protein: MNRLAAAALVAAILTTHGPSAARTVGEPTVDEREIGAARNALIMGDNAAAVTLFEALYERMPDDPRVLWGLVRAYTASGMDRERVVPLLAERLRRIPSDDQARRELGEAYARIGERALAHETWIAGAASVRADADRYYDVGSLEMQYRMYEHAEVTYREGRTRLSSPTMFAEELAQVYTALRRFDEAIDECLLAVEEHPAMAQWAVNNVELMIELGAPRDRIERRVTGIAKAEGSSPAALAFAGSVLLAFGRHDDALAAYTRADGLHGAKGEALLEFAGILEDEGRPAEARRAYLSVVERAPGSAQAATAGTKAALLRAASGDPEGAVAELRAVAEASADHPAAGDALLEAARIELYTLDDPAGALETVGRIPAAPRLRRSREEAELVAIDAALALGDVDGARARAAALAGGAAEAAVRGRAMYAGAYAAFLALDTAAALDGFRALVTMDVSGPLVNDALRLMLVLSDADETGDEEPLRLLVSAHVALRRGDREGARAAVAALASASAAGSAATEGLLLLARAAEADRDADRALAAYAAVLEGSASLAARAHAMMRRGDILAAAGRSAEAMASYRGILEELPANFLSGEARRKLDELRRALPEG